In one window of Camelina sativa cultivar DH55 chromosome 15, Cs, whole genome shotgun sequence DNA:
- the LOC104746385 gene encoding transcription factor bHLH121: MDVSARKSQKAGREKLRREKLNEHFVELGNVLDPERPKNDKATILTDTVQLLKELTSEVNKLKSEYTALTDESRELTQEKNDLREEKTALKSDIENLNLQYQQRLRSMSPWGAAMDHTVMMAPPPSFPYPMPMAMPPGSIPMHPSMPSYTYFGNQNPSMIPAPCPTYMPYMPPNTVVEQQSVHIPQNPPGSRSREPRAKVSRESRSEKAEDSNEVATQLELKTPGSTSDKDTLQRPEKTKRCKRNNNNNNSTEESSHSSKCSSSPSIRDHSSSSSVAGGHKPDDAK; the protein is encoded by the exons ATGGATGTTTCTGCTAGGAAGTCACAAAAGGCAGGCCGCGAGAAGTTGAGGAGGGAAAAACTGAATGAGCATTTTGTTGAACTCGGAAATGTACTCG ATCCAGAGAGACCAAAGAATGACAAAGCTACGATACTGACTGATACTGTTCAGTTGCTGAAAGAGCTCACATCTGAAGTCAACAAACTGAAATCTGAGTACACAGCATTGACAGATGAGTCCCGCGAG TTGACGCAGGAGAAAAACGACCTGAGAGAAGAAAAGACAGCGCTGAAATCAGACATAGAGAATCTCAATCTCCAATACCAGCAGAGATTAAGGTCAATGTCTCCATGGGGAGCTGCAATGGATCACACAGTCATGATGGCTCCACCTCCGTCCTTTCCATACCCAATGCCTATGGCTATGCCTCCTGGGTCAATACCAATGCATCCATCAATGCCATCTTACACGTACTTTGGGAACCAGAATCCTAGCATGATCCCAGCTCCATGTCCTACATACATGCCGTATATGCCTCCTAATACAGTCGTTGAACAGCAATCCGTGCACATTCCACAGAACCCGCCGGGTAGCCGTTCTCGGGAACCTAGAGCAAAGGTTTCAAGAGAGAGCAGATCTGAGAAAGCAGAGGACTCTAACGAAGTTGCAACACAGCTCGAGTTAAAAACCCCTGGATCTACTTCTGATAAG GACACATTGCAAAGAccagagaagacgaagagatgtaagaggaacaacaacaacaacaactccacAGAAGAAAGTTCTCATTCTAGCAAATGTTCATCTTCCCCAAGCATCCGAGACCACAGTTCTTCCAGTAGCGTAGCTGGTGGCCATAAACCTGACGATGCAAAATGA
- the LOC104746384 gene encoding AP-5 complex subunit beta-1-like — translation MTTTTTPEKTPARPLSIQDWDVLIDDFRDDGAPRDWFTSVFQIDSLADLALSSLLKKDFPITVKLSILVFLDEFSPILFDKCGNDTFDRFIDVLRAIVQSPTDGSSGLKEQAMVSFTSVIVSIDSFSLGHVEAVVDLLLALVNRPNHGFDRQARAVACECLRQLEKAFPGLLSDVAGHLWSLCQAERTHTVQAYLLLFTTIVYNVVHQKLKVSLLSTSVPLVPFNAPNWMRDQSLVMSQGHHQGLGPDQKELRRTLAFMLESPYLFTSCAMMEFMGMVVPLASALELQASMLRVQFLGMIYSFDPMLCHVVLLMYTQFPDAFEGQEKEIMRRLMLFSKETQIYLVFRLLALHWLMGLLNKLMLSGELEKRKSVLEMGQKFHPVVFDPLALKALKLDLLVQCSVNSNALSGGNNSKSAGDLLQECLVSVSDFKWLPPWSSETELAFRTLHKFLICASTHSDTDPSTTRILMESSLFQNVQGLLVDMTLEFQILVPVIVAFIERLINCHKHQWLGERFLQTLDEKLLPKLMKNNLLTAYFPLFHRIAENDTIPPSRLIELLTKFVISLVEKRGFDVGLKFWDQGTEVLGICRTLMSHHKSSRLFLGLSRLLSLTCLYFPDLEVRDNARIYLRMLVCIPGQRIKNILKPADAVSPSTHPSTFFSVQSPRFRHDPSKSRNLSAYILLERVTPLLVKQSWSLSLPSLTVGTDGYSIIECKIEVDEVELDGSQELQILPEARRIESGKPTLRVMDSKIGEILERLRRYFSVIPDFKHMPGIKVRITCTLRLDAEPYSSVWGSETQNVELEKVDSPPAIFASVLKFSSSAPYGSIPSCRIPFLLGEPHSNSNVPNEEVSLDIVLVENTLKEEEKDGLRGGAPVTVELEPREPTPGLVEVSMEANAENGQMIQGKLESVPVGIEDMFLKALVPPDEPEDSTPSYYSDLFNALWEVCGSSSSTAHETFALKGGKTAAAVSGTRSVKLLEVPAETVIQATELRLAPFVVAISGELLVNIVRDGGIIENIVWKEEEEEEGNHANAEQSTSSSVGNRGPLRLTYIGYGDDQEVPMTRSRGKMGKIKMLVFLPPRYHLMFEMEVGEGSTLVHIRTDYWPCLAYVDDYLEALFLH, via the exons ATGACCACGACGACGACGCCGGAGAAGACTCCGGCGAGACCTCTCTCTATCCAGGACTGGGACGTTCTCATCGACGACTTCCGAGACGACGGCGCTCCTCGCGACTGGTTCACTTCCGTTTTCCAGATTGATTCTCTAGCGGACTTGGCTCTCTCGTCTCTCCTCAAGAAAGACTTCCCTATCACTGTAAAGCTCTCAATCCTTGTCTTTCTCGACGAGTTTTCCccgattttgtttgataaatgtGGTAACGATACCTTTGATCGCTTCATCGATGTTCTCCGAGCGATCGTGCAATCACCGACGGATGGATCGTCGGGATTGAAGGAGCAAGCTATGGTCTCTTTCACCTCTGTGATTGTATCGATTGATTCTTTCTCTCTAGGTCACGTCGAAGCGGTTGTTGATTTGCTTCTTGCTCTCGTGAATCGTCCTAACCACGGGTTTGATCGACAAGCTCGTGCCGTAGCGTGCGAGTGTTTACGTCAGCTTGAGAAAGCTTTCCCTGGTTTGTTATCTGATGTGGCTGGTCATCTTTGGTCGTTGTGTCAAGCGGAGAGAACTCACACTGTGCAAGCTTACCTTCTCTTGTTCACTACTATTGTTTACAACGTGGTTCATCAGAAGCTTAAGGTTTCGCTTCTTAGTACCTCTGTACCTTTGGTGCCTTTTAATGCTCCTAATTGGATGCGTGATCAGAGTTTGGTTATGAGTCAAGGTCATCATCAAGGATTGGGGCCAGATCAGAAGGAACTGAGACGAACGCTGGCTTTTATGTTGGAGTCTCCGTATTTGTTTACGTCTTGTGCTATGATGGAGTTTATGGGTATGGTTGTGCCACTTGCATCAGCATTGGAGTTACAGGCCTCTATGCTGAGAGTTCAGTTCTTGGGGATGATTTATTCTTTTGATCCGATGCTTTGTCATGTTGTCTTGCTTATGTATACTCAGTTCCCTGATGCGTTTGAGGgacaagagaaagagatcatgaGACGTCTTATGCTATTTTCCAAGGAGACTCAGATCTATCTTGTTTTCCGCTTGCTTGCGCTGCATTGGTTAATGGGTTTGTTGAATAAGCTTATGTTGAGTGGGGAGCTTGAGAAGAGGAAATCTGTTCTTGAGATGGGTCAGAAGTTTCATCCTGTGGTTTTTGATCCACTTGCTTTGAAAGCGTTGAAGCTTGATCTGCTGGTACAATGCTCTGTTAATTCCAACGCTTTGAGTGGAGGTAATAACAGCAAATCTGCTGGGGATTTGTTGCAGGAATGCTTGGTATCGGTTTCGGATTTTAAATGGTTGCCTCCATGGAGCTCAGAAACTGAATTAGCATTCCGCACTTTGCACAAGTTTCTGATATGTGCATCTACACATTCCGACACTGACCCTTCCACCACTAGAATTCTTATGGAGTCTAGCCTCTTCCAAAACGTGCAG GGGTTGCTGGTAGACATGACTTTGGAGTTTCAAATATTGGTCCCTGTTATTGTGGCTTTTATTGAGCGGTTGATAAACTGTCACAAGCATCAGTGGTTAGGAGAGCGGTTTCTTCAGACACTCGATGAGAAACTGCTTCCCAAACTTATGAAAAACAACTTATTAACAGCTTACTTCCCGCTTTTCCATCGGATAGCCGAGAATGATACAATACCTCCTTCTCGATTGATAGAGCTGCTTACGAAGTTTGTAATTTCACTTGTTGAGAAGCGGGGGTTTGATGTGGGGTTGAAATTTTGGGATCAAGGAACTGAAGTTCTTGGCATTTGTCGAACACTGATGAGTCACCATAAGAGCTCTAGATTATTTCTTGGACTCTCTCGCCTTCTTTCCCTCACATGTCTCTATTTCCCTGATCTGGAAGTCCGAGACAATGCTAG GATATATCTGAGGATGCTGGTCTGTATACCAGGACAgagaattaaaaacattttgaagcCCGCAGATGCTGTCTCTCCATCAACTCATCCTTCTACATTCTTTAGTGTTCAAAGTCCTCGTTTTCGTCATGATCCTAGTAAATCTCGGAACCTTTCAGCCTATATTCTTCTTGAACGGGTTACGCCCCTACTCGTGAAACAGTCATGGTCATTGTCTCTACCATCTCTAACTGTTGGAACTGATGGATATAGCATTATAGAATGCAAAATCGAGGTAGATGAAGTTGAGCTGGATGGCAGTCAAGAACTCCAGATTTTGCCAGAAGCTCGAAGAATTGAATCAGGAAAACCTACGTTAAGGGTAATGGACTCAAAGATTGGAGAGATTCTAGAAAGATTAAGAAGGTATTTCTCAGTGATTCCTGATTTTAAACACATGCCTGGAATTAAGGTTAGGATAACCTGTACTTTGAGATTGGATGCTGAACCATATAGCAGTGTCTGGGGAAGTGAAACTCAGAATGTCGAGTTAGAGAAAGTTGACTCACCTCCTGCGATTTTCGCGAGCGTGCTCAAATTCTCATCTTCAGCTCCGTATGGCTCTATCCCCTCATGCCGCATACCTTTCCTTCTCGGTGAGCCTCATTCGAACAGCAATGTACCCAACGAAGAAGTTTCTTTAGACATCGTCCTGGTAGAAAACACGCTgaaagaggaggagaaagatGGCTTGAGAGGAGGAGCACCTGTAACAGTGGAACTGGAACCTAGAGAACCTACACCAGGTTTGGTTGAGGTTTCAATGGAAGCAAATGCAGAAAATGGTCAGATGATTCAGGGAAAACTCGAGAGTGTCCCTGTGGGGATCGAAGACATGTTCCTAAAAGCTCTTGTTCCACCCGACGAACCTGAAGATTCAACACCGAGCTACTACTCAGATCTATTCAATGCATTGTGGGAAGTGTGTGGTTCTTCATCCAGCACGGCGCATGAAACATTTGCACTTAAAGGAGGGAAAACCGCTGCAGCAGTCAGCGGGACTCGGTCAGTAAAACTGCTTGAAGTCCCAGCGGAAACTGTAATACAGGCCACCGAGCTTCGCTTAGCGCCTTTTGTGGTGGCTATCAGCGGAGAACTGCTTGTAAACATTGTAAGAGACGGAGGAATCATCGAGAACATTGTGtggaaggaagaggaagaagaagaagggaatcACGCAAATGCAGAGCAGTCTACATCATCCTCGGTGGGAAACCGAGGCCCTCTTCGTCTGACATACATTGGATATGGAGATGACCAAGAGGTTCCGATGACGAGGAGCAGAGGGAAAATGGGAAAGATAAAGATGTTGGTGTTTCTGCCGCCGAGATATCATCTGATGTTTGAAATGGAAGTTGGGGAAGGATCCACATTGGTGCATATAAGAACAGATTATTGGCCTTGCTTGGCTTATGTTGATGATTATTTAGAAGCTTTGTTTCTGCACTAG
- the LOC104746386 gene encoding F-box protein At3g19880-like, with protein sequence MTSMTDLTQDLVEEILSKVPITSLGAVRATCKGWNTLSKDRILCTGEPKQQFLGFTMLDHRLCSMRFNLHGILNEDGEDLVSISMYQVEISNVFYCAGLLLCVSVTRDKSSKLVVWNPYLGQIRLIDVKTETKSTYALGYDKILRFFDDDQGYYEVYDLKSNSWRDFRVIPNWDIICYRQGLSVNGNTYFWTTGDSDEDETNDFLICFDFTEERFGKFLDLPFQPPDDYEHFGHAGTLSCVKEEKLAALYQHCDALHMIEIWVTTKIEPSAVSWIPFLKVDCEPIFLSIFESDEDYDSFFVDEDYDSFFVDEEKKLAVVFSSCSDEPKGYKKAYIIGEDSYFKEVDLGEVKAYRSPLVCSSSYVPSLVQINQTAGPKKRENKKK encoded by the coding sequence ATGACGTCGATGACTGATCTTACGCAGGATTTGGTAGAAGAGATATTGTCCAAGGTTCCGATAACTTCTCTTGGAGCTGTGAGAGCCACTTGCAAAGGATGGAACACTTTATCCAAAGATCGGATTCTATGTACAGGAGAACCAAAACAGCAGTTTCTGGGGTTCACGATGTTGGATCATAGGCTTTGTTCGATGAGGTTCAACCTCCATGGAATCCTCAACGAAGATGGTGAAGACTTGGTTAGTATATCAATGTATCAAGTCGAGATATCTAACGTCTTTTACTGTGCCGGCTTATTGTTATGTGTCAGTGTCACAAGGGACAAGTCATCAAAGCTCGTCGTATGGAATCCGTATTTAGGACAAATCAGATTGATCGACgtcaaaacagaaacaaaatccaCGTATGCCCTTGGATATGACAAGATATTGAGGTTTTTTGATGATGACCAGGGCTACTACGAAGTTTATGATTTGAAGTCTAATTCATGGAGAGATTTTCGTGTCATTCCCAACTGGGATATAATCTGTTATCGGCAGGGTTTATCAGTAAATGGAAATACTTACTTTTGGACCACAGGAGATTCCGATGAAGATGAAACCAATGATTTCTTAATCTGCTTTGATTTTACGGAAGAGAGATTTGGAAAGTTTCTTGATCTACCGTTTCAGCCGCCTGATGATTATGAACATTTTGGACATGCTGGTACTCTATCTtgtgttaaagaagagaaactcGCTGCGTTATATCAACACTGTGATGCATTGCATATGATAGAGATTTGGGTTACTACTAAGATAGAGCCCAGTGCGGTGTCATGGATCCCCTTTTTAAAAGTTGATTGTGAGCCaatctttctttctatttttgagTCTGATGAAGATTACGACAGTTTCTTCGTTGACGAAGATTACGACAGTTTCTTCGTtgacgaagagaagaaactcGCCGTGGTTTTTAGTTCATGCAGCGACGAACCCAAAGGCTACAAAAAAGCTTATATCATTGGAGAAGATAGTTACTTTAAAGAAGTGGATCTTGGAGAAGTTAAAGCATATCGTAGCCCACTTGTGTGTTCTAGCTCTTATGTTCCCAGTTTAGTGCAAATTAACCAAACTGCAGGAcctaaaaagagagagaataagaagaag